The Longimicrobium sp. genome includes a region encoding these proteins:
- a CDS encoding bifunctional nuclease family protein, which yields MIKVRVQSLGLDQSTQSPVVILQEEEGERVLPIWIGPAEASAIAMEMAGMKFPRPLTHDLFPLVIRGLGGTLTRVLITKVHDNTYFAELVITRGDEVFTVDARPSDSIAIALRTRAQLFTTDDLLTATTISMAPESDAGTVDLTGEPGSAGEGPQPGMNPEQLKEYLRNLDPEDLGRFNP from the coding sequence ATGATCAAAGTTCGCGTGCAGAGCCTGGGGCTCGACCAGAGCACCCAGTCGCCCGTGGTGATCCTGCAGGAGGAGGAGGGCGAGCGCGTCCTTCCCATCTGGATCGGCCCGGCGGAGGCCAGCGCCATCGCCATGGAGATGGCGGGGATGAAGTTCCCCCGCCCGCTCACGCACGACCTGTTTCCGCTGGTCATCCGCGGGCTGGGCGGCACGTTGACGCGGGTGCTGATCACCAAGGTGCACGACAACACCTACTTCGCCGAGCTGGTGATCACCCGCGGCGACGAGGTGTTCACGGTGGATGCACGGCCGTCGGATTCCATCGCCATCGCGCTCCGCACGCGGGCGCAGCTGTTCACGACCGACGACCTGCTGACGGCCACCACCATCTCCATGGCGCCGGAAAGCGACGCGGGGACGGTGGACCTGACCGGCGAGCCCGGCTCCGCCGGCGAAGGACCGCAGCCGGGGATGAATCCCGAGCAGCTGAAAGAGTACCTGCGCAACCTCGATCCCGAAGACCTGGGCCGGTTCAACCCGTGA